From Bacteroidota bacterium:
GCGAGCGCGCCGTCGATGTGGCATTGCTGACAACGAACGACAGCCTCGACGACCTCCGCCTCGTCGAGTTGTTCGAGGACGAGGTTGTCGCGGTCGTGGCGGAGGGGCATCCGTGGGCCGCGCAGCCGTGGGTGGAAGCCGCTGACTTCGATGGGGCGCACCTCTTCGTGTGGCACGACTGCATCGAGCGCGATTGCGTGCTGGGCCTCGTCGCCGAGGCTGGGGCCGTGCCAGGCCGCGTTACTCCGGTCCCGCTCTCGACCGAGGGGGCCGTCGGGATGGTCCGCGCCGGGCTGGGCGTCACCGCGATGGCGCGCTGGGCCGTGGCACCGTACCTGGAGCGCGGCGGCCTCGCCACCGTGCCCGTGACCGAATCGGGCGTCCGACGGCGGTGGTACGCCGCGACGCGCACCGGCGCAGAGCCTGCCTACGTTCAAGCGTTCGTGGACGTGCTCACGCGCATCGACGTGGCCACGGGCGCGGTTCGTGGTGAGGCGGTTCGTAGCGGGACGGAAGTCCAGGCCGTAGTGGGGTAGGTAGTGTCGCCGCTTACCGGCACGACATCGCCGCCTGTCGATGCGACCAACAGATTTGGTTCGTAGGCGTTACACTGCGGTGTCGCCCTTCTACCGTTGCCGCCCCGTTGTCAGCTATGCGCCGTCTTGCGTTCGCCGTCCTTTCGCTACTCACCGTGAGCGTGACCACCGGGGTACACGCTCAGTCCGTCGAGATCGAGAACGTCCGCGTTCATCTCGCCGACCAGGACACGGCGGCGCAGTCGGTCCCCGTCACCTTCGAGGTAAGGTGGGAAGAGTCGTGGCGCGATGGCGAGAGCTGGGATGCCGTGTGGCTCTTCGCCAAGTTCGAGCGCGAGCCCAGCGTGTGGAGCAGCCTCCGGCTCACGCCCGAAGTCACAGCCGAGGGCCGCACCTCCGCAACCGCGACGCCCTCGATGCTGCCCGCCGGATATGCGAACGGCCTCGTGCTGCACCGCGCCGCCGACGGCCGAGGCGAGGTCCAGGCCACTGTCCAGGCCACGTGGACCTACGGCGCGAGCTACTTCGACCTGCCCGAAGACGGCGTGCCGATCCGCGTGCTCGGCGTCGAGCTGGTGCACGTGCCCGGCGGCCCGTTCGAGGTCGGCGAGGCGGTCGTCGACAGCCTCCGCCAGCCCAACGCGTTTCGCTCGGCCGACGGCGGGACCTACCGTATCGCGTCCGAAGACGAGATCGCCGTGGGCGCGGGGCCGTCGGCGCTGTACTACGACGTGCCCGACGGCGAGGCCTACGTCGGCGGTGACCAAGCCGGGCCGATTCCCGCTGCGTTTCCGAAGGGGACTGCGTCGTTCTACGTGATGAAGTATCCCATCACGCAGGGGCAGTACGCCGACTTCCTCACGCTACTGTCACCGCGTGCCCGGTCCGCGCGTGACATCTCAACGTATCCGGGCTACGCGGACAAGGGCGGCACCGTCTCATGTGGCGATGCGGGCTGCGCGGCGCGCCTGCCGGACCGCGCCGCTAACTTCCTCGGCTGGGCCGACGGCATCGGCTGGGCCTCCTGGGCGGGCCTCCGCCCGATGACCGAACTCGAATACGAGAAGGCCGCCGCAGGCACGCCCGCCGACTCCGCCCGCTATGCCGACGGCGCACTTCCCGAGCGTGTGGGCGCGTCCGAGCGGCGCTCGCGCTGGGGCGTGGTCGATCTCCGCGGTGGGCTGTGGGAGCGCGTCGTTTCTGTCGGCACGCCGGAGGGCCGCGCGTTTCGCGGGACGCCCGGCCAGGGCTACGTGGACGACTTCGGCTACCCGTATGGCTTCGTCAACGCGGACTGGCCGGGGCCGCGCGCACTCGGCAGCGGCTACCGGGGCGGCACGGAGGGGCTGCTCGCCCTCGCCGAGGTAGCCGACCGGACGTACGGGGCCTACGAGGCGAGCTACGGCAACGAAGGGCAGGGCTTCCGGGCTGTCTTGGACGCGCCGTAGCACAACGTGGTGATTCGTCGCTACCGACAGAGTCATCCCTGCGAAGGCGCTGACAAGGGTAGGCTTCCACAAAACGAGGGTATCCTGAGCGAGCGTAGCGAGTCGGAGGATCTATCGATCAGCATCCAAGTCACTTCTTGGCGGAGAGATACGAACCAGGTCCTTCGGCTTCATCCGCTGTGCGGATTGCGCTCAGGATGACAAGGAGAGCGGATCTGAGTGAACACCTACCCTTACCGGCGCGAAGGGAGGAGACGAAGGCTGACGCCGTCAATCCACACGGTGGATGGTATGGATCCCGAAACCGCGGGTTCATGCAGTAATCAAGTCCGGGATGACAATGGTGGAGAGAAGCGGCTCCCCTGGCGACGTGGCCCAACGCCCTCAGAGGCATTGATTACCCCGTGGCTTGGAGGCGTATCATCTTCGGCCTACGGAATGATCTCACGTTGGCCCACATACCACCACCTCTCGCTGCACCTTCTCCGGCCCATGTCTCCGTCGTCTCTCTTCCGAATTGCCGTCGCTGTGTTGCTGGCGGGTCTTGTGATGCCCGCCGCGCAGGCCCAGGTCGCTGGGGGCGAGGTGGGCTATGACGAAAGCCTCGAAGCGGTCTCGCCCGATGGGGAGACGCCGGGAGCAGGACTCGCGGGGAGCGACCCGGCGGACATCGGGCGCTACCTGCTCGCCCAGAACGGCGGCGTGAGCAGCGCGCGGCTCTCGCCCGACGGCGAGACGGTCGCGTTCCTGTGGTCGATCACCGGCGAGGCGCAGGTGTGGACGATGCCCGCGACGGGCGGCCAGCCGCAGCGCCTCACCTACGGCACCGGCATCCGCTTCTTCCGCTGGACGCCCGGCGGCAACCTCCTCTACGGCGCCGACGACGACGGCAATGAGCAGGAGGCCTACTTCCGCATCAACGCTGCGGGCACCGACGAGCGGCGCGTGCTCCCAGCCGTCAGCGGTGGCTTCCGCGTCTTCGGCGACTTCCTCGCGGACGACACCATCGCCTACGCCTCCACCGAACGCAACCGCCTGGACTACGACCTCTACGTCGCGGACTTGAACGGCGGTACGCCCGAACTTGTCTTCGAAGGCACCTTCGGCTTCTTCGTCCGCGCTGTCTCGCCGGACGGGCGCTACGCCGTCGTGAGCGAGACAGTCGGCGAGGACTCGGACAACCTCTACCTCCTCGACCTCCAGACGGGCGATCTCGATACGCTCTCGACGCCGGAGCGGCGCGCCAACCACACCCGCGGCGGCATCGCCTGGGCCCCCGACGGCTTGGGCTTCTACCTCGCCACCAACCGCGACCGCGACTTCGCGGCGCTTGCGTTCTACCGTCTCGGTGCCGATGGTGAGAGCGGGGGCTTCGAGAACATCGCGGCGGCCGAGGGCGACGCCGAGGAGGTGACGCTCTGCGGCGACGGCGGTCGCTTCCTCGTGTGGAGCGTCAACGACGGCGGCTACAGCCGACTCCAGGCCCGCGACCTGAGCGCGGAGGGCAGTAATTCGGAAGAGAACGCCGCCATGCTCGACGTGCCTGATCTCCCTGATGGCGTCTACCGCCTCCAGTGCACCACCGGCTCGGACCGGCTGGCGATCACCGTCAACGGCTGGCGGACGCCCGGCAGCGTCGTCGTGTGGGACCTCGGCAGCGGTGCCGTGCACCAGCCGTTCACGGCGAGCCTGGGTGGCCTCGACCCGGACCGGCTCGTCCGGCCGCAGAGCGTCACGCTGCCCGCCCGCGACGGCGTGACCGTGCAGGGCCTGCTCTACCTCCCTGACGATGCCTCCCGCGCAGCCGCCCACACAAATGGTACAGTCACCAACGACGGCCTGCCGCCCGTGGTGTTCTTCGTCCACGGCGGCCCGACCGCGCAGTCACGGCCCACATTCGACCCCGTCGTGCAGTACCACGTCGATCGCGGCCTGGCCGTCTTCGAGCCCAACGTGCGCGGCTCGACGGGCTTCGGCCACACCTACGTCACGCTCGACGACCAGGAGCGCCGCCTCGACTCCGTGCGCGACCTCGTGGACATGCTCACCTGGCTGGGCGAGCAAGGCTTGGTGGACGCCGACCGCGCCGCCGTCGTAGGCGGCTCCTACGGCGGCTATGCCGTCAACGCCGTGCTGGCGGCCTACCCCGGCTACTTCGCCGCTGGGGCCGCGCTCTACGGCGTGGCCGACTGGGTGACCGCGCTCGAAGTCGCCTCGCCCGGCCTCAAAGCCTCCGACCGCATCGAGTACGGCGACATCACCGAGCCGCGCTGGCGGGCCTTCTACGAGGAGAACTCGCCCATCCGCCAGGCCGACCGCATCGACGTGCCGGTGCTGTATTCGCATGGCGCCCGCGACCCGCGCATCGACATCGCCGAGACGGAGGTGATGGTGCGCAACCTCCGCGCGCGCGGCGTGCCCGCCCCGTACGTGCGCTTCCTCGACGAGGGGCACGGCTGGCGCAAGCTGGCCAACCGGCTGTTCTACTATCGCTACCAGGCTACCTTCCTGGAGGACGTGCTCGGTATAGGAAGTGGTGACGTAAGCTCTGCTGCTTTAATCGAATAGCCCACTATAAGCAATCGTAGATGTTGCATAGCTCCGAGTAGCCCTAGGTTCGAAGTCGGAGCTCGATCTTGGGTTGTAGCGGGGTTAAAACATTCTGATACGAGCGGACAATTTGGTCGTAAAGGTCTTGCATGCGGTGTGCCCTTACCGTCACCACCAGAGCATATCTGAGAACGTCTGAATCTGTGGGGGCTGCTCCCTCTTCACGCTCGAACCGGTATATATCGAAGCATGGTTTCTTCAGCGATTGGGATCGCTTCCTGACTTTTGATTTCAGAACAGGCTCCCATTTATGGCTGTCACTCCTTAAAACGTAATCGGGTGGGTACATTTGCCGTTGAGTGAAGAAAGCTGCTGGTTTAGCATGATTTGAGTGGCTTCCGTCACGATACTCTGTAAAAACTTCCTCGTGAGGGCGAAAGACTACTTCCAGCCC
This genomic window contains:
- a CDS encoding LysR family transcriptional regulator translates to MDFGTLDLRHLRLVRAIVEEGTLTAAAERLMLSQPALSHQLRDVENRLGIALFERRGRSLVLTEAGARVLDSARVVLAEVQRTESDLAVLAAGRSGTLRVTAECYTTYHWLPPVLSAFRAGWPLVDVEIAAGAAERPGAALRERAVDVALLTTNDSLDDLRLVELFEDEVVAVVAEGHPWAAQPWVEAADFDGAHLFVWHDCIERDCVLGLVAEAGAVPGRVTPVPLSTEGAVGMVRAGLGVTAMARWAVAPYLERGGLATVPVTESGVRRRWYAATRTGAEPAYVQAFVDVLTRIDVATGAVRGEAVRSGTEVQAVVG
- a CDS encoding SUMF1/EgtB/PvdO family nonheme iron enzyme — translated: MRRLAFAVLSLLTVSVTTGVHAQSVEIENVRVHLADQDTAAQSVPVTFEVRWEESWRDGESWDAVWLFAKFEREPSVWSSLRLTPEVTAEGRTSATATPSMLPAGYANGLVLHRAADGRGEVQATVQATWTYGASYFDLPEDGVPIRVLGVELVHVPGGPFEVGEAVVDSLRQPNAFRSADGGTYRIASEDEIAVGAGPSALYYDVPDGEAYVGGDQAGPIPAAFPKGTASFYVMKYPITQGQYADFLTLLSPRARSARDISTYPGYADKGGTVSCGDAGCAARLPDRAANFLGWADGIGWASWAGLRPMTELEYEKAAAGTPADSARYADGALPERVGASERRSRWGVVDLRGGLWERVVSVGTPEGRAFRGTPGQGYVDDFGYPYGFVNADWPGPRALGSGYRGGTEGLLALAEVADRTYGAYEASYGNEGQGFRAVLDAP
- a CDS encoding S9 family peptidase yields the protein MSPSSLFRIAVAVLLAGLVMPAAQAQVAGGEVGYDESLEAVSPDGETPGAGLAGSDPADIGRYLLAQNGGVSSARLSPDGETVAFLWSITGEAQVWTMPATGGQPQRLTYGTGIRFFRWTPGGNLLYGADDDGNEQEAYFRINAAGTDERRVLPAVSGGFRVFGDFLADDTIAYASTERNRLDYDLYVADLNGGTPELVFEGTFGFFVRAVSPDGRYAVVSETVGEDSDNLYLLDLQTGDLDTLSTPERRANHTRGGIAWAPDGLGFYLATNRDRDFAALAFYRLGADGESGGFENIAAAEGDAEEVTLCGDGGRFLVWSVNDGGYSRLQARDLSAEGSNSEENAAMLDVPDLPDGVYRLQCTTGSDRLAITVNGWRTPGSVVVWDLGSGAVHQPFTASLGGLDPDRLVRPQSVTLPARDGVTVQGLLYLPDDASRAAAHTNGTVTNDGLPPVVFFVHGGPTAQSRPTFDPVVQYHVDRGLAVFEPNVRGSTGFGHTYVTLDDQERRLDSVRDLVDMLTWLGEQGLVDADRAAVVGGSYGGYAVNAVLAAYPGYFAAGAALYGVADWVTALEVASPGLKASDRIEYGDITEPRWRAFYEENSPIRQADRIDVPVLYSHGARDPRIDIAETEVMVRNLRARGVPAPYVRFLDEGHGWRKLANRLFYYRYQATFLEDVLGIGSGDVSSAALIE